A DNA window from Kitasatospora atroaurantiaca contains the following coding sequences:
- a CDS encoding rhodanese-like domain-containing protein — MTTLTTSPVTEIPAASPERAFAFFAERLGCQADPADVWYALRDGLQDFTIIDVRAEGAHRKAHLPGAISLPISEITPERVAELPPGLLVVYCWGPACNGSTKGAMKLAALGREVKEMIGGLEYWVREGWPTEGRRPIDPKAATPADLGLVC; from the coding sequence ATGACCACCCTGACCACCTCCCCGGTGACCGAGATCCCCGCCGCCTCCCCCGAGCGCGCCTTCGCCTTCTTCGCCGAGCGCCTCGGCTGCCAGGCCGACCCGGCGGACGTCTGGTACGCGCTCCGCGACGGCCTGCAGGACTTCACCATCATCGACGTCCGCGCCGAGGGCGCCCACCGCAAGGCCCACCTCCCCGGGGCGATCAGCCTCCCGATCTCCGAGATCACCCCCGAGCGCGTCGCCGAGCTGCCGCCCGGCCTGCTGGTCGTCTACTGCTGGGGCCCGGCCTGCAACGGCTCCACCAAGGGCGCGATGAAGCTCGCCGCGCTCGGCCGCGAGGTCAAGGAGATGATCGGCGGCCTGGAGTACTGGGTCCGCGAGGGCTGGCCCACCGAGGGCCGCCGCCCGATCGACCCCAAGGCCGCCACCCCGGCCGACCTGGGCCTGGTGTGCTGA
- a CDS encoding PKD domain-containing protein — MRKHHLAGLGTATAVVLGVVLPFPAAAADADTLYVNNTKSSNCSNDGSGTAAQPFCTIQAAADAAQPGQTVRVVRGSYPEQVKLNRSGTADKPITLVGGSIRDRAGMPVIALPTSRTHAFSATGAHDIKVTGFRFASTAEAVLLTDAQRITFEGNYIWGGSSAEAPPAAIRVTGASEDTTLSRNIVYTEGLQSISIEAGVKGTVVTGNAVTQKRNAGGITVTDAPGTVITGNSISAGCSPSLALLGDSSGAVVENNLLAADPYNARNSGLCTTPTSRLKVSDASRAGTTVDYNIADPYGHGAVAYDWAGTLSNSLKDAGQGAHDLIADPKLGVPELGLQPAPGSPAIDSADATARGAAETDLFGYRRIDDPYVANSGTGNGIHDRGAAEYTTSSRSVLLQPSADRVPTGAPVTIEIRDQESWSPVVAYTVDFGDGSEPAVTTGTSVQHSYATAGVYRLKVTVTSENGDSNTMADSTVTVSEPGPLVPRLTVFQVEGPLTFTASAASSSSPWTITKEILDYGDGTTVDLLTTYGRYSYHKEGDYTATLTVTDAGGRTEKISQKVHVAYQPSGFQPLEPVRVMDTRTDFAGRTTLGPGQTLTIPLGTRMAEGLPTFPLGYTPTAVVLNVTALSKDSASFLTVYPAGTDRPDTSSLNVAAKQVVPNLVTVPVGPDGNVAVYNKSGNVDVVADIFGYYYNQGPGSNPGDRYTAQAPVRLADTRSSGTRLGQGGETTIQVAGKNGVPLGATAAVLNVTSTGSTAPSFLTVYPAGGKRPETSNLNFTAGQTVPNQVVVPLSADGKVTVYNHAGSTDVVADLFGYYSPSGEALFTPVTPTRLVDTRAAGGPIGPGATLSVASGAPAGATGAVLNITGTGSTAGGYLTVWADGTPRPGTSNLNFTAGQTVPNHVTTPLGANGKFDLYNFQGTTDAVADVFGYFTKP; from the coding sequence GTGCGCAAGCACCACCTCGCCGGCCTCGGCACCGCCACCGCGGTCGTCCTCGGGGTCGTCCTGCCCTTCCCGGCCGCCGCGGCCGATGCCGACACCCTCTACGTCAACAACACCAAGAGCTCCAACTGCTCGAACGACGGCTCCGGCACCGCGGCTCAGCCGTTCTGCACCATCCAGGCCGCCGCGGACGCGGCGCAGCCCGGCCAGACCGTCCGGGTAGTCCGCGGCAGCTACCCGGAGCAGGTCAAGCTGAACCGCTCCGGCACCGCCGACAAGCCGATCACCCTCGTCGGCGGTTCGATCCGCGACCGGGCCGGCATGCCCGTGATCGCGCTTCCCACCAGCAGGACCCACGCGTTCAGCGCCACCGGGGCGCACGACATCAAGGTGACCGGCTTCCGGTTCGCGTCCACCGCCGAAGCGGTGCTGCTCACCGACGCGCAGCGGATCACCTTCGAGGGCAACTACATCTGGGGCGGCAGCTCCGCCGAGGCGCCCCCCGCGGCGATCCGGGTGACCGGCGCCTCCGAGGACACCACGCTGAGCCGGAACATCGTGTACACCGAAGGCCTGCAGTCGATCAGCATCGAGGCCGGCGTCAAGGGCACGGTGGTGACCGGCAACGCGGTGACCCAGAAGCGGAACGCCGGCGGCATCACCGTGACCGACGCCCCGGGCACCGTGATCACCGGCAACAGCATCAGCGCGGGCTGCTCGCCCTCGCTGGCGCTGCTCGGCGACTCCTCAGGGGCCGTGGTCGAGAACAACCTCCTGGCGGCGGACCCGTACAACGCGAGGAACTCGGGGCTCTGCACCACGCCGACCTCCCGGCTCAAGGTCTCCGACGCTTCCCGGGCGGGCACCACCGTCGACTACAACATCGCCGACCCGTACGGCCACGGCGCGGTGGCCTACGACTGGGCGGGCACGCTCTCCAACAGCCTCAAGGACGCCGGTCAGGGTGCCCACGACCTGATCGCCGACCCGAAGCTGGGTGTCCCCGAGCTGGGCCTGCAGCCGGCTCCCGGCTCGCCCGCGATCGACTCCGCGGACGCCACTGCCCGCGGCGCGGCGGAGACCGACCTGTTCGGCTACCGCCGGATCGACGACCCGTACGTGGCCAACTCCGGTACGGGCAACGGCATCCACGACCGGGGTGCGGCCGAGTACACGACCTCGTCGAGGTCGGTCCTCCTGCAGCCCAGCGCGGACCGGGTGCCGACCGGCGCGCCGGTCACGATCGAGATCCGCGACCAGGAGAGCTGGTCCCCGGTGGTCGCGTACACGGTCGACTTCGGCGACGGCTCCGAGCCGGCCGTGACCACGGGCACGTCGGTGCAGCACAGTTACGCGACGGCGGGCGTGTACCGGCTGAAGGTCACCGTCACCTCGGAGAACGGTGACAGCAACACCATGGCCGACTCGACGGTGACCGTCAGCGAGCCGGGCCCGCTGGTGCCCCGGCTGACGGTCTTCCAGGTCGAGGGGCCGCTCACCTTCACCGCCTCGGCCGCGTCCAGCTCCTCACCGTGGACGATCACCAAGGAGATCCTCGACTACGGCGACGGCACCACCGTGGACCTGCTGACCACCTACGGCAGGTACTCGTACCACAAGGAGGGCGACTACACCGCCACCCTGACGGTCACCGACGCCGGCGGGCGCACCGAGAAGATCTCGCAGAAGGTGCACGTCGCCTACCAGCCGTCCGGCTTCCAACCGCTGGAGCCGGTCCGGGTGATGGACACCCGCACCGACTTCGCCGGGCGCACCACGCTGGGGCCGGGGCAGACCCTGACGATCCCGCTGGGGACCAGGATGGCCGAGGGCCTTCCGACCTTTCCCCTCGGCTACACCCCGACCGCCGTGGTGCTGAACGTCACCGCCCTCTCCAAGGACTCGGCGAGCTTTCTGACGGTCTACCCGGCGGGCACCGACCGGCCGGACACCTCGAGCCTCAACGTCGCGGCCAAGCAGGTCGTGCCCAACCTGGTGACCGTGCCGGTCGGCCCCGACGGCAACGTCGCCGTCTACAACAAGAGCGGCAACGTCGACGTGGTCGCCGACATCTTCGGCTACTACTACAACCAGGGCCCGGGCTCGAACCCCGGTGACCGGTACACCGCACAGGCTCCGGTCCGGCTGGCCGACACCCGCAGCTCGGGCACCCGGCTCGGCCAGGGCGGGGAGACCACCATCCAGGTCGCCGGGAAGAACGGCGTCCCGCTCGGGGCGACCGCGGCGGTCCTGAACGTCACCTCCACCGGCTCGACGGCGCCGAGCTTCCTGACCGTCTACCCGGCCGGCGGCAAGCGCCCCGAGACCAGCAACCTCAACTTCACCGCGGGGCAGACCGTCCCCAACCAGGTGGTCGTCCCGCTCAGCGCCGACGGCAAGGTGACGGTCTACAACCACGCGGGCAGCACCGACGTCGTGGCCGACCTGTTCGGCTACTACAGCCCGAGCGGCGAGGCCCTCTTCACCCCCGTGACCCCGACCCGCCTGGTGGACACCCGCGCCGCGGGCGGCCCGATCGGGCCGGGCGCCACCCTGAGCGTCGCCTCCGGCGCACCCGCCGGGGCCACCGGGGCCGTACTCAACATCACCGGCACCGGCTCCACCGCCGGCGGCTACCTGACCGTCTGGGCCGACGGCACCCCGCGTCCCGGCACCAGCAACCTCAACTTCACCGCCGGGCAGACCGTCCCCAACCACGTCACCACCCCGCTCGGCGCCAACGGGAAGTTCGACCTCTACAACTTCCAGGGCACCACCGACGCCGTGGCGGACGTCTTCGGCTACTTCACCAAGCCCTGA
- a CDS encoding PKD domain-containing protein translates to MRLRHFAGLATATTVVLGAVLPLPTASAAEGDTLYVNPNLPCSTGGGGTAEHPYCRIQDAVDAAKPGQTVYVARWTQAYPEAVQVRSSGTTDKPITITTGAWTEQSDETTAQIEAGSAPAFSFRNGVHDVIVRNFGIGLGGQTARVVDSPRITIDHVAQFFSPSSYQRGAVEVSGGSDDFRLTRSAINSAEAAVLVEGSSRAVISTNDISSAKVAVATDNAPYTAVTNNTLQQECHTVVRLTGDAVGSQIHNNVITTTGTTGEGCTDPLITIEQGNGAEYVATNLTHNLLHSAGGAVPYLWGDKTFETPEKLAEFIAPFLSPEQGPPSGTADLLGDPQLAEDGYSYDGLGTTSPAIDSADAKAIGTLDTDLNGHPIVDDPQVADAASGSGHRDRGAFELQSLGLLAPAVNGGPGPYPLKVTVTAKPARQNWPTKVSYSVDFGDGTAPVASATPSAEHVYQKSGKFTVTLTQTDQDGHAYSFQGNRLAVVNEPGLPSVAFTATPCTTSRSTDCLKPLSYVIDTTGSTSPWPITDYAVDYGDGSPVSHTPAVPHVYRAAGDYTVKVTATDAGGQTGTLTKTVGIGYRPSLFSGYSPTRVADTRTGSHPAKIGPGGKLTLKVGNGGVPAGAAASAVVLNVTAVAPTGGGFLAVAPGGTDRPTSSNINYTAGGIVPNLVTVPVGSDGTVNVWNGHTGASVDVVVDSLGEYNPEYGHQYSPLAPARLMDTRYGIGVPKGKISSACATKLQIRGKAGVPAGASSAVLNVTVTEPDRDGFLTVGHTMSSSNLNFRAGQTVANQVTAPIDADGTVTICNTGGAIHVVADVFGYYAADGGSLFTPVPPKRLTDTRSDGTGAIAGGAFHAVASGAPAGATGAVLNVTSAGSDRGGYLTVWADGRQRPGTSSVNFAAGQIVPNHVTTPLGANGQFDVYNFQGTTDVIADLFGYFTKPQP, encoded by the coding sequence TTGCGCCTGCGTCACTTCGCCGGCCTCGCCACCGCCACCACGGTCGTCCTGGGGGCGGTCCTGCCCCTTCCGACCGCATCGGCGGCCGAAGGCGACACACTCTACGTCAATCCGAACCTCCCGTGCTCCACCGGCGGCGGGGGCACCGCGGAGCACCCTTACTGCCGCATCCAGGACGCCGTCGACGCCGCCAAGCCCGGGCAGACGGTGTACGTCGCACGGTGGACCCAGGCGTACCCGGAGGCCGTACAGGTCCGCAGCTCCGGCACCACCGACAAGCCGATCACCATCACCACCGGGGCCTGGACCGAGCAGTCGGACGAGACGACCGCCCAGATCGAGGCCGGAAGCGCGCCCGCGTTCAGCTTCCGCAACGGTGTCCACGACGTCATCGTGCGGAACTTCGGGATCGGCCTCGGCGGACAGACGGCACGCGTCGTCGACTCCCCGCGGATCACGATCGACCATGTGGCACAGTTCTTCAGCCCGTCCTCCTACCAGCGCGGGGCCGTCGAGGTCAGCGGCGGCTCGGACGACTTCAGGCTCACCCGGAGCGCCATCAACAGCGCCGAGGCCGCCGTACTGGTGGAGGGCTCGAGCCGCGCGGTCATCAGCACCAACGACATCTCCAGCGCCAAGGTCGCGGTCGCGACCGACAACGCCCCGTACACCGCCGTCACCAACAACACCCTCCAGCAGGAGTGCCACACCGTGGTGCGGCTGACCGGTGACGCGGTGGGCTCGCAGATCCACAACAACGTCATCACCACCACCGGCACCACCGGCGAGGGCTGCACCGACCCGCTGATCACGATCGAGCAGGGGAACGGCGCCGAGTACGTCGCCACCAACCTGACCCACAACCTGCTGCACTCGGCGGGCGGCGCCGTCCCCTACCTCTGGGGCGACAAGACCTTCGAGACCCCGGAGAAGCTGGCCGAGTTCATCGCCCCCTTCCTGAGCCCGGAGCAGGGACCGCCTTCCGGCACGGCCGACCTCCTCGGCGATCCTCAGCTCGCCGAGGACGGTTACTCCTACGACGGCCTGGGGACCACCTCCCCGGCCATCGACTCGGCGGACGCCAAGGCGATCGGCACCCTGGACACCGACCTCAACGGCCATCCCATCGTCGACGACCCGCAGGTCGCCGACGCGGCGAGCGGAAGCGGGCACCGCGACCGCGGCGCGTTCGAGCTGCAGAGCCTCGGCCTGCTCGCCCCCGCGGTCAACGGCGGTCCGGGCCCGTACCCGCTGAAGGTCACCGTCACCGCGAAGCCCGCACGGCAGAACTGGCCGACCAAGGTCAGCTACTCGGTCGACTTCGGTGACGGCACCGCGCCCGTGGCCTCCGCCACCCCGAGCGCCGAGCACGTCTACCAGAAGAGCGGGAAGTTCACCGTCACCCTGACCCAGACGGACCAGGACGGCCACGCCTACTCCTTCCAGGGCAACCGGCTCGCGGTGGTCAACGAGCCCGGCCTGCCCTCGGTGGCCTTCACCGCGACGCCCTGCACCACGTCACGCAGCACCGATTGCCTGAAGCCGCTCTCGTACGTCATCGACACGACCGGCAGCACCAGCCCCTGGCCGATCACCGACTACGCGGTCGACTACGGCGACGGCAGCCCCGTCAGCCACACTCCGGCCGTCCCGCACGTCTACCGCGCGGCGGGCGACTACACGGTGAAGGTGACCGCCACGGACGCGGGCGGCCAGACCGGAACGCTGACGAAGACCGTCGGCATCGGCTACCGTCCCAGCCTGTTCTCCGGGTACTCCCCGACCCGGGTGGCCGACACGCGCACCGGCAGCCACCCCGCGAAGATCGGCCCGGGCGGGAAGCTCACGCTCAAGGTCGGCAACGGCGGCGTCCCCGCCGGCGCGGCAGCGAGCGCGGTGGTGCTCAACGTCACCGCGGTCGCGCCGACCGGCGGCGGCTTCCTCGCCGTCGCTCCCGGTGGCACCGACCGGCCCACCAGCTCCAACATCAACTACACCGCGGGCGGGATCGTCCCCAACCTGGTGACCGTCCCGGTCGGCTCGGACGGCACGGTCAACGTCTGGAACGGCCACACCGGAGCCTCGGTGGACGTGGTGGTGGACTCCCTCGGCGAGTACAACCCGGAGTACGGCCACCAGTACTCGCCCCTCGCACCCGCGCGGCTGATGGACACCCGATACGGCATCGGCGTCCCGAAGGGGAAGATCAGCTCGGCCTGCGCCACCAAGCTGCAGATCCGCGGCAAGGCCGGCGTCCCGGCAGGGGCGAGCTCGGCGGTGCTCAACGTCACCGTCACCGAGCCCGACCGGGACGGGTTCCTGACGGTCGGTCACACCATGAGCAGCTCCAACCTGAACTTCCGTGCCGGCCAGACCGTCGCCAACCAGGTGACCGCCCCGATCGACGCGGACGGCACGGTGACCATCTGCAACACCGGTGGCGCCATCCACGTGGTGGCCGACGTCTTCGGCTACTACGCGGCGGACGGCGGCAGCCTGTTCACCCCCGTCCCGCCGAAGCGGCTGACCGACACCCGCTCCGACGGCACCGGCGCGATCGCCGGCGGCGCGTTCCACGCCGTCGCCTCCGGCGCACCGGCCGGGGCCACGGGTGCGGTGCTCAACGTCACCAGCGCGGGCTCGGACCGCGGCGGCTACCTGACCGTCTGGGCCGACGGGCGGCAGCGCCCCGGCACCAGCAGCGTCAACTTCGCCGCCGGGCAGATCGTCCCGAACCACGTCACCACGCCGCTGGGCGCCAACGGGCAGTTCGACGTCTACAACTTCCAGGGCACCACCGACGTCATCGCCGACCTCTTCGGCTACTTCACCAAGCCGCAGCCGTAA
- a CDS encoding helix-turn-helix domain-containing protein, whose translation MADGPVAVTIGQRPEPVHTIAVYAFDGMAPFELGVVVEVFGLARPELSGLLAAPWYGLKVCADRPGTPLNAVGGFSMTARHGLDELAAADTVIVVAVPNTFSGEISPGLVAALRTAYERGARIVSICSGAFALAAAGLLDDREATTHWRYAELLQQRYPLVRVNPDVLYVDNGNVLTSAGSAAGIDLCLHLVRRDHGAKVANTVARRFVVPPHRDGGQAQFIEAAVKPVEEEDDGIARSMQWALDHLASPLTVAMLARAARMSDRSYLRHFTARNGTSPMRWVITQRIAASLPLLESPDGTVEEIATAVGFENAATFRHHFGRAMRTSPTAYRRTFGRGVA comes from the coding sequence ATGGCCGATGGCCCGGTGGCCGTGACGATCGGGCAGCGGCCCGAGCCGGTGCACACCATCGCGGTGTACGCCTTCGACGGCATGGCCCCGTTCGAACTCGGCGTGGTGGTAGAGGTGTTCGGCCTCGCCCGGCCCGAGCTGAGCGGGCTGCTGGCCGCACCCTGGTACGGGCTGAAGGTCTGCGCCGACCGGCCGGGCACGCCGCTCAACGCGGTCGGCGGCTTCTCGATGACGGCCCGCCACGGGCTGGACGAGCTGGCCGCCGCCGACACCGTGATCGTGGTCGCCGTACCCAACACCTTCAGCGGCGAGATCTCCCCCGGGCTGGTCGCCGCCCTGCGCACGGCGTACGAGCGCGGAGCGCGCATCGTCTCGATCTGCTCGGGCGCGTTCGCCCTGGCCGCCGCCGGCCTGCTGGACGACCGTGAGGCCACCACCCACTGGCGGTACGCCGAACTGCTGCAGCAGCGCTACCCGTTGGTGAGGGTCAACCCCGACGTGCTGTACGTCGACAACGGGAACGTCCTGACCAGCGCGGGCAGCGCGGCCGGCATCGACCTGTGCCTGCACCTGGTCCGCCGCGACCACGGCGCCAAGGTGGCCAACACCGTCGCGCGCCGCTTCGTCGTACCGCCGCACCGGGACGGCGGGCAGGCCCAGTTCATCGAGGCGGCGGTCAAGCCCGTCGAGGAGGAGGACGACGGCATCGCCCGCAGCATGCAGTGGGCCCTCGACCACCTCGCCTCGCCGCTCACCGTCGCGATGCTGGCCCGGGCCGCCCGGATGTCCGACCGCTCCTACCTGCGGCACTTCACCGCCCGCAACGGCACCAGCCCGATGCGCTGGGTCATCACCCAGCGCATCGCCGCCAGCCTGCCGCTGCTGGAATCGCCGGACGGGACGGTGGAGGAGATCGCCACCGCCGTCGGCTTCGAGAACGCCGCGACCTTCCGGCACCACTTCGGCCGAGCTATGCGCACCTCCCCGACCGCGTACCGGCGGACCTTCGGACGTGGTGTGGCCTGA
- a CDS encoding aminopeptidase P family protein, translated as MTEDRTPAAADNPEGAADGETEQPIKGRKNGLYGEVSDELATSMKSGWADTELRGLQPIAQASYAAARRAKLSARYPGERLVIPAGNLRTRANDTEYSFRAASEYVHLTGDQTEDAVLVAEPVADGHEFSLYLLPRSNRENGEFWLDGNGELWVGRRNSLDEAEQLLGLPCRDVRKAADELKAAAPAPTRIVRRYDAGLEAALTDVLVEEKDDELKEFLSELRLVKDEWEIGQLRAACDSTVNGFTDVVRELGQAVATSERWIEGTFWRRARVEGNDIGYGSICAAGPHATTLHWVRNDGDVRPGELLLLDAGVETHTLYTADVTRTLPINGRFNALQRKIYDAVYDAQEAGIAAVKPGGRFRDFHDASQRVLAERLLAWGLLDASVYDVEKVLELGLQRRWTLHGTGHMLGLDVHDCAQARRESYVDALLEPGMVLTVEPGLYFQQDDLTVPEEYRGIGVRIEDDILVTADGNENLSAGLPRQADEVESWMARLTG; from the coding sequence GTGACCGAGGACCGTACCCCGGCGGCAGCCGACAACCCCGAAGGTGCTGCGGACGGCGAGACCGAGCAGCCGATCAAGGGGCGGAAGAACGGCCTCTACGGCGAGGTCTCCGACGAGCTCGCCACGTCCATGAAGTCCGGCTGGGCCGACACCGAGCTGCGCGGCCTGCAGCCGATCGCCCAGGCCTCGTACGCCGCGGCCCGGCGCGCCAAGCTCTCCGCCCGGTACCCCGGCGAACGCCTGGTGATCCCGGCCGGGAACCTGCGCACCCGCGCCAACGACACCGAGTACTCCTTCCGCGCGGCCAGCGAGTACGTCCACCTCACCGGCGACCAGACCGAGGACGCCGTCCTGGTCGCGGAGCCGGTGGCCGACGGCCACGAGTTCAGCCTCTACCTGCTCCCCCGCTCCAACCGCGAGAACGGCGAGTTCTGGCTGGACGGCAACGGCGAGCTCTGGGTCGGCCGCCGCAACAGCCTGGACGAGGCCGAGCAGCTGCTCGGCCTGCCCTGCCGCGACGTCCGCAAGGCCGCCGACGAGCTCAAGGCCGCCGCCCCCGCCCCGACCCGGATCGTGCGCAGGTACGACGCCGGCCTGGAGGCCGCGCTCACCGACGTCCTGGTGGAGGAGAAGGACGACGAGCTCAAGGAGTTCCTGAGCGAGCTGCGCCTGGTCAAGGACGAGTGGGAGATCGGCCAGCTGCGCGCGGCCTGCGACTCCACGGTCAACGGATTCACCGACGTGGTACGGGAGTTGGGCCAGGCCGTGGCCACCTCCGAGCGCTGGATCGAGGGCACCTTCTGGCGCCGCGCCCGGGTCGAGGGCAACGACATCGGCTACGGCTCCATCTGCGCCGCCGGCCCGCACGCGACCACCCTGCACTGGGTCCGCAACGACGGCGACGTCCGCCCCGGCGAGCTCCTGCTGCTGGACGCGGGCGTGGAGACCCACACCCTCTACACCGCGGACGTCACCCGCACCCTGCCGATCAACGGCCGCTTCAACGCGCTGCAGCGCAAGATCTACGACGCGGTCTACGACGCGCAGGAGGCCGGCATCGCGGCCGTGAAGCCGGGCGGCCGGTTCCGCGACTTCCACGACGCCTCGCAGCGCGTGCTCGCCGAGCGCCTGCTGGCCTGGGGCCTGCTCGACGCCTCGGTCTACGACGTCGAGAAGGTCCTGGAGCTCGGCCTCCAGCGCCGCTGGACCCTCCACGGCACCGGGCACATGCTCGGCCTGGACGTGCACGACTGCGCGCAGGCGCGCCGCGAGTCGTACGTCGACGCGCTGCTGGAGCCCGGCATGGTCCTGACCGTCGAGCCCGGTCTGTACTTCCAGCAGGACGACCTGACCGTCCCCGAGGAGTACCGCGGTATCGGCGTCCGGATCGAGGACGACATCCTCGTCACCGCCGACGGCAACGAGAACCTCTCCGCCGGCCTCCCCCGCCAGGCCGACGAGGTCGAGTCCTGGATGGCCCGCCTGACGGGCTGA